A region of Ornithodoros turicata isolate Travis chromosome 5, ASM3712646v1, whole genome shotgun sequence DNA encodes the following proteins:
- the LOC135396150 gene encoding uncharacterized protein LOC135396150, which produces MMSYRICLVVLATAILCSILVDSCDRINICSREQCKTARLCQSNQDDVHKCVKHHKGGTTCYCFPRCVQNLGECRKDRICDLVDCGYYPSNATHTAVYPTGNCNCCDELIDNCLLRQLISQGCKRF; this is translated from the exons ATGATGTCCTACAG GATATGCCTGGTAGTGTTGGCGACAGCCATATTGTGCAGCATCTTAGTGGACTCATGTGATCGGATCAACATCTGCTCTCGCGAACAGTGTAAAACTGCTCGCCTGTGTCAATCGAATCAAGATGATGTACACAAATGTGTGAAGCATCACAAAGGCGGGACAACTTGCTACTGCTTCCCTCGCTGCGTGCAGAACTTGG GTGAATGCAGAAAAGATAGGATATGTGACTTGGTGGACTGTGGGTACTATCCTTCCAATGCCACCCATACTGCGGTCTATCCAACTGGAAATTGCAACTGTTGCGATGAACTGATCG ATAACTGTCTCCTTCGCCAGCTGATTTCTCAGGGTTGTAAGCGCTTTTAA